TTACTTGATTTCTGACGTAGTTCATGCTGAAAAGAGCGGTTCGTACAGTGTCTGAAGCGGTGCTGATTGCAAATAATGAAAAGATAGAAATGCCGATTCCAGTGATGACTGTAATTATTCTCGATGTATGCCTTGGACGAAGGTTGAAAAATGTGATGCGTTTTTTCCCGAGATGCATTCCGACAAAGTCTCCGGCCCAAGCAACCAAAGCACCCACTAATATTAGTGTGCCTATGAGAGTCCAATTTATTTCTTTGAATATCTCAAACATGCGTTGCCCTCCATTTGCTTCTCTATCTTATTATCTCAAAAAACATCAATCAGCTTAAGGGTGAAATAGCATTTACGTTATACTTTATCCGCTTCTTTTTGTTCTGAATAAATCTCGGTTATAACATCTTCAGAGTAATGTTTGCCCTTATTCATTCCTGGGCATTTTTCGGAGTAGTAATTCCAAAGTCTTTTATCTTCTAACAGAGAATCCCAAAAAGGATAAAGACTGCACTGTCTCGGACGAACTTTATATATTTTACATTTTCTTGATTTTTCATCGAGAAAAATACAGTCATAATTTTCTTGTTCTTTGATACTGTATTTACCCATGACTTTTATTAAGTATGTTTTTCTAAACTCGTCTTCGTTTATAGCAAGAAATTCTGAAATAAGCTTTACCTCTTTATCGTTGACCCAGATAAAACCGGGTTCTCCGCCACAACATTTTCCACATTCTATACATTCAAAGTTGATTCCTGTTTCACTCCACCAAAATTTATTCTTCGGTCCGTTTGTTTTCTTTGTCATATTTAACTATTTATCCTTATTTTTAAATTATAACTCAATTTTTATATAAAATTAGATATAATTATCTCTTGCCGTAACCTCTACGTGTTGCCGAGTAAACAACTCCCGCTTCCTTCAGTTTATCAAGAGACTGAAGAGCGATGCCTGTGCCCATGGCTACACATTCTGATGCCGCTTCAGCCACTACTGCATTTATTTCTGTTTCTCTTATAATTAAATCAGCAAGGCCCCGCAAGTATGCTCCGCCTCCTGTTAGAATTATTCCTCTGTCAATGACATCAGCAGACAACTCGGGAGGTGTTCTCTCCAAGACTCTTTTTATTGCCGCAATTATTGCGTTTGTAGGCTCTTCAACCGCACGAGCTATATCCATGCTGCTCACCGTTATCTGTCTGGGAAGGCCCTGAATTAAGTCTCTACCTCTTATAGCCATTGTCATATCGGCAGCAGCTCTTTCTATGTCGCATGAACCAATTTGTTTTTTTATTTCTTCTGTTGTCTGTTCTCCGATAGCCAAGTTATGCTGTTTGCGCATGTATCTTAGGATAGATTCGTCAAACTTGTCTCCTCCGACGCGTAGTGATTCATAAACAACTAATCCGCCTAAAGAGACTATGGCGATGTCTGTTGTTCCGCCGCCGATGTCTACAACCATATTTCCTGCAGCTTCACCTATTGGCATATTGGCACCTATTGCCGCGGCCATTGG
This genomic stretch from Synergistaceae bacterium harbors:
- a CDS encoding YkgJ family cysteine cluster protein → MTKKTNGPKNKFWWSETGINFECIECGKCCGGEPGFIWVNDKEVKLISEFLAINEDEFRKTYLIKVMGKYSIKEQENYDCIFLDEKSRKCKIYKVRPRQCSLYPFWDSLLEDKRLWNYYSEKCPGMNKGKHYSEDVITEIYSEQKEADKV
- a CDS encoding rod shape-determining protein, encoding MWSRDIGIDLGTATVLVFIKNKGIVLREPSVVGMDESSGKIIAVGEEAKIMIGRTPGNVVTIRPLLDGVIADYTMTEVMLRELIKKVTKGMERVVRHRVMIGVPAGATDVERRAVLEAALEVGAKEAYLIEEPMAAAIGANMPIGEAAGNMVVDIGGGTTDIAIVSLGGLVVYESLRVGGDKFDESILRYMRKQHNLAIGEQTTEEIKKQIGSCDIERAAADMTMAIRGRDLIQGLPRQITVSSMDIARAVEEPTNAIIAAIKRVLERTPPELSADVIDRGIILTGGGAYLRGLADLIIRETEINAVVAEAASECVAMGTGIALQSLDKLKEAGVVYSATRRGYGKR